In Candidatus Defluviibacterium haderslevense, the following are encoded in one genomic region:
- a CDS encoding superoxide dismutase, giving the protein MKNVSVLFIIFSMCFGIVQAQAPYKVPELGYSYNALEPFIDAQTMEIHVTKHHAAYVNNLNNALKGTDAENMSLTDILKNTSKYSAAIRNNAGGHYNHSLFWTILTPNKGTKPSERFEKAIKESFVSVDSLKTLLNKAASTRFGSGWAWLYITPDNKLAVCSTPNQDNPLMDIADNKGIPILGIDVWEHAYYLKYQNKRGDYLNAIWNVMNWDEVSTRYENVVPKPKGKFDDWPELKSFHGVMSETFHPSETGDLKPIRARSAEMAVKAKALSLSKIPAAFNNKEVQVAIAQLKTDSDKLNKLIKKKGNDKSVTAALSALHDTFHMIVEHCH; this is encoded by the coding sequence ATGAAAAATGTAAGTGTGTTATTCATCATTTTTAGCATGTGTTTTGGAATTGTACAAGCACAGGCGCCTTATAAAGTCCCTGAATTGGGTTATAGTTACAATGCCCTCGAACCCTTTATTGATGCACAGACTATGGAAATTCATGTGACTAAACATCATGCTGCGTATGTGAATAATTTGAATAATGCCTTAAAAGGTACTGATGCAGAAAATATGTCTTTAACGGATATATTAAAGAATACTTCTAAGTACAGTGCGGCTATTCGAAACAATGCTGGAGGACATTACAATCACAGTTTATTTTGGACCATACTTACGCCCAATAAAGGAACTAAACCTTCAGAAAGATTTGAAAAAGCCATTAAGGAATCTTTTGTGTCCGTAGATAGTTTAAAGACCTTATTAAACAAAGCTGCATCGACCCGTTTCGGATCAGGATGGGCTTGGTTGTATATTACACCCGATAACAAATTGGCAGTTTGTTCCACGCCTAATCAGGATAATCCATTAATGGACATTGCCGATAATAAGGGTATCCCCATTTTGGGTATAGATGTTTGGGAGCATGCTTATTATTTGAAGTATCAGAACAAGCGCGGAGATTATTTAAATGCTATATGGAATGTCATGAATTGGGATGAGGTCAGCACCAGATATGAGAATGTAGTTCCTAAGCCTAAAGGTAAATTTGATGATTGGCCGGAATTAAAATCTTTTCATGGAGTAATGTCTGAGACCTTTCATCCCAGTGAAACCGGAGATTTAAAACCAATCCGAGCAAGGAGTGCAGAAATGGCTGTAAAAGCTAAAGCTTTGTCTCTTTCTAAAATTCCAGCTGCATTCAATAATAAAGAGGTTCAAGTTGCTATAGCTCAATTAAAAACCGATAGTGATAAGTTGAATAAATTGATTAAAAAGAAAGGGAATGATAAATCTGTAACGGCTGCGCTCAGTGCATTACATGACACCTTTCATATGATCGTAGAACATTGTCATTAG
- a CDS encoding 50S ribosome-binding GTPase, whose product MENKHFDLGKVIDQAINDALSKRGVVNILIAGRTGVGKSTLVNAIFQGNLATTGQGKPVTQNTREISKEGIPVNLFDTRGLELEHFKATMNELEDLVKTKRNDVNPQNHIHAAWICISENSRRVEDAEIALCELLAQYMPVVIVLTKCSSDNGFRNIVQSLLPKAKNVVRVNSIPETLDDGHVLKPFGLVELVDLTMEVVPEGQQAAFAASQKVSVQQKKTKSHKVVAGAATAAMTVGASPIPFSDAFLLVPIQVGMLAGITSVFGLDLKKSFLTTLVSSTITGAGATIIGRSIVTNLMKLVPGIGTIAGSVISAGTASAITVAFGEAYIATLAQLFSVKDAVDITGEDIIKEFKIRYK is encoded by the coding sequence ATGGAGAACAAACATTTTGACTTAGGTAAAGTAATTGATCAAGCCATTAATGATGCTTTAAGCAAAAGAGGTGTCGTGAATATCCTTATTGCCGGACGCACTGGTGTAGGAAAAAGTACATTAGTCAATGCCATATTCCAAGGGAATTTGGCTACTACCGGACAAGGTAAGCCTGTTACTCAGAATACCAGAGAAATATCTAAGGAAGGCATTCCTGTCAATCTATTCGATACACGAGGCTTGGAACTGGAACATTTTAAAGCCACCATGAATGAATTGGAGGATTTGGTCAAAACCAAACGCAATGATGTTAATCCGCAGAACCATATTCATGCAGCGTGGATTTGTATTTCAGAAAACTCTCGTAGGGTAGAGGATGCTGAAATTGCTCTTTGTGAATTACTTGCACAATACATGCCGGTTGTTATCGTATTGACCAAATGCAGTTCGGATAATGGTTTTAGAAATATTGTACAAAGTCTTTTACCAAAAGCTAAAAATGTCGTTCGCGTCAATTCTATTCCTGAAACATTGGATGATGGACATGTATTAAAACCCTTTGGTTTAGTAGAATTAGTAGACCTTACCATGGAAGTTGTTCCTGAAGGTCAGCAAGCTGCTTTTGCGGCATCACAGAAGGTCAGTGTACAACAAAAAAAAACTAAATCCCACAAGGTAGTAGCTGGAGCGGCAACAGCAGCTATGACGGTTGGCGCGAGCCCTATTCCTTTTTCAGATGCATTTTTGTTGGTTCCTATACAAGTTGGTATGTTAGCAGGAATCACAAGTGTATTTGGTCTTGATTTAAAAAAATCTTTTTTAACTACACTGGTGTCATCTACGATAACAGGTGCTGGTGCTACGATTATCGGCAGATCTATAGTTACCAATCTCATGAAGCTGGTCCCGGGTATCGGAACGATTGCAGGCTCTGTAATTTCAGCTGGAACGGCATCTGCCATTACGGTGGCATTTGGAGAGGCCTATATTGCGACATTAGCACAATTGTTTAGTGTTAAAGATGCTGTTGATATTACCGGAGAAGATATCATTAAAGAATTTAAAATTAGGTATAAGTAA